The following is a genomic window from Chitinophagaceae bacterium.
ATCTATAGAAATACAAGGAATACCTCTGACCCTACCAGCAGTAACCCAACCAGGTATGCCTCATAATACCTTTGCAATAGCATTCGGATACGGAAGAACAAACGGAGGAAAAGTCTCAGATAACATAGGATTTAATGTATTCCCCTTTTTATATACCGGAGAAAACGAATATAATAATGCTAATATATTCAATAAAGTATCCATATTAAATGTAGATAAAGAACCCTATAGAATAGCACAAACACAAACACATCAAACATTTATGGGCAGAGAAACTGTTATTCAAGAAACTACACTAAGAGAATATCAAAAAAATCCAAGAGCAGGAAGATATGAACCAATGGTAGTAACTCCCGACGGACCTAAAAAACCCGGAACAATATCTTTATGGAAAGGGCATTCCTATAATAACCACCATTGGGGAATGGCTATAGACCTAAATTCTTGCACAGGATGTTCCGCATGTATAATAGCATGCCAATCAGAAAACAACATCCCCGTTGTAGGAAAAACAGAAGTTATTAACAGAAGAGAAATGGCATGGCTACGAATCGATAGATACTACAGCAGCGATGCTACTACCGATAAAAATAACCCAGATTTTACTTATACCGCATTAGAAAAAGCTTCTGATAACCCTGAAATCACCTTTCAACCTATGATGTGCCAGCACTGTAATAACGCACCCTGCGAAACAGTTTGCCCAGTAGCAGCTACCACTCATAGCACCGAAGGATTAAACCAAATGGTCTATAATAGATGTATAGGAACTCGCTACTGTGCTAATAACTGCCCATACAAAGTCAGAAGATTTAACTGGTTTAAATATCATGACAATGAACAGTTTGCTACAAATACATCCATGAATAACGACCTAGGAAAAATGGTTCTAAACCCCGATGTAACAGTCAGATCAAGAGGAGTTATGGAAAAATGTACTATGTGCGTACAAAGAATCCAATACGGTAAACTCAACGCTAAAAAAGAAAATAGAAGACCAAAAGACGGAGAAATAAACACCGCATGCGCCGCCTCTTGCCCATCCCAAGCCATAGTATTTGGAGATATGAAAGACCCAAATAGCAAAATATCAAAACTCCTTCATATTTCTTCTAATGAAAAAAATGAATTAGAAATACAAGAAGAGAGAGCTTACAACGTCTTAGAAGAAATCAATGTAAAACCAAATGTATGGTACCTCACAAAAATTAGAAATAAAAACACACAACAAAAAGAATCTTCATAAATCTTTTCACAAACTACAATCATTTTTAGACACTACTCTTTTTTATATAATGAAAATAAAAATAACATCTGCTTTATTACTCATATTATTTGTATATTTTACCGCTTGTAGACCAGACGACTCAAAAACAGAAACTATAGAACCCACATCAGAATGGAACTATATAAATACAGACTGGCAAAATGAAGGATATATGGATTGCGGAGAAAAAATACAATCCCCCATTAATATTAATACGAATACTACCGTAAAAGCAAATATAGAAACCATACTTTTTCAATACAACACTATTAGTATGAGTAATAAAAATACAGGACATACAGTACTCGTAACATTAAATCCAAATAGCACATCTAGAATCATGATCAGAGGTATTACTTTTAAATTAATACAGTTTCATTTTCATAGAAAAAGCGAACACACTATAAACGGAACTTTCTATCCAATGGAACTACATCTAGTACATCAAGATACCGTTACACAAAATATAACCGTACTAGGATTCCTAATCAGAGAAGGAACAGAAAACCCTTTTATAAAGAGAATATTTGATTATATCCCTGCCATAAGAAACGAACACACTACCGTCCCCATTTCTATAAATATATCTGATATTATCCCATCTAATACAAATTATTACACATACACAGGTTCTCTAACAACCCCGCCTTGTACACAAGGAATACAATGGATAATTTTTAAAGAAACTATGGAAGCATCAACACAACAAATAAATACTCTTCAAAAACTATTCCCACACGGAAACGCAAGACCCCTACAACTCCTAAACAACAGAATTATTTTAGAAAAACTATAACATACAATAACAATATTAATAATAAAAAAATTATTCATCACATTTAAATAACATTATTGCAAAATGAGTGTTTTAGTAAATAAAAAATCTAAAATCATAGTACAAGGATTTACAGGAAGCGAAGGAACTTTTCACGCAACCCAGATGATAGAATACGGAACAAATGTAGTAGGTGGAGTAACCCCAGGAAAAGGCGGAACCAAACATTTAGAAAAACCCGTTTTTAATACCGTAGAAGACGCTGTAAAATCCACAGGAGCAGACGTAAGTATTATTTTTGTCCCTCCAGCTTTTGCCGCTGACGCACTCATGGAAGCCGCAGATGCCGGTATCAAAGTCATTGTAACTATCACCGAAGGTATCCCCGTAAAAGATATGGTCATAGCAAAAAACTACCTAAAAGGAAAAAACGTAACTCTTATAGGACCTAATTGCCCAGGAATCATAACTCCCGGTGAAGCAAAAGTAGGAATTATGCCAGGATTTGTCTTCAAAAAAGGAAAAATAGGACTAGTCTCAAAATCAGGAACACTTACATACGAAGCAGCTTATCAACTCGCAAACCAAGGACTCGGAATCTCCACAGCCATAGGAATAGGAGGAGACCCCATCATAGGAACATCTACCAAAGATGCAGTAGAACTTTTTATGAACGACCCTGAAACAGAAGCTATTGTTATAATAGGTGAAATAGGAGGAAACTACGAAGCCAACGCAGCAAAATATATCCAAGAAGTTTACAACTCAGGAAAAAATAAAAAACCAGTAGTCGGATTCATAGCAGGACAAACCGCACCCCCAGGAAAAAGAATGGGACATGCAGGTGCCATCATTGGTGGATCCGAAGACACCGCATCCGCAAAAATGAAAATAATGAAAGAATGTGGAATCCACGTCATCCTCTCACCCGCAGAAATAGGTGAAACCATGTTAAAATACTTAAAAAATTAAAAAGTGATAGTAACAATAGAAGATTCATGGAAAAAAGAATTAAACGATGAATTTCAAAAAAAATACTTTATAGAACTCACACAATTTATAAAAGAAGAATATAAAAAATACACTATTTATCCACCAGGAAAAGAAATTTTTAACGCCTTTAACAGCTGCCCTCTATACAAAGTAAAAGTAGTCATCGTAGGACAAGACCCATACCACGGCGAAAAACAAGCACACGGTCTCTCTTTCTCAGTTAATGACAACATACCAATACCCCCATCTCTCCAAAATATATTTAAAGAAATAGAAACAGACATAGGAAATAAACCACCAATACATGGAAACTTACAAAGATGGGCAAACCAAGGTGTTTTCCTTTTAAATACAGTACTTACAGTGAAAAAAAACCATCCATGCTCCCATCAAAACAAAGGATGGGAAACCTTTACACACAAAGTACTACAAATCGTATCTGAAAAAAAAACACATATTGTATTCCTTTTATGGGGAAATTTCGCAAAACAAAAAAAAAATCTCATAGATAATACCAAACATCTTATATTAGAAGCATCACATCCATCTCCTTTTTCTTCCACAAAAGGATTTTTTGGGTGCAAACACTTTAGTAAAACAAATGAATATCTCATATCAAAAAAAATAACACCAATCAATTGGTAAATTATTCTTATTTATATGTTTTTTGATAAAAAAACATATAAATAAGATAAAAAATATTGCAAAATATCTTTTTTTAAAAAAAAAAACTAATTTATGTAAATCATATCACTATACTATAAATAATTCTAAAATATAAAAATTAAAAGTAAAATGAAAAAATATTACGAAACAGTATTCATACTCTCTTCCGATTTGTCCGAGGAAACAAAGACAAAGGATACTGTAGATAAGTTTATCAAAATATTAACAGATAACTCTGCAGACATAATAAATGTAGAATATTGGGGATTAAAACAACTTGCATACCCCATTAAAAGAAAAACATCAGGTTTTTATAACCTTATAGAGTTTAATGCATCTCCCGAAATAGTAAAAACACTCGAAATAGAATTTAGAAGAAACGAACATATTATACGATTTCTTATAACAGTACTAGACAAATATGCGGTTGAATATAATGCCAAAAGAAAAAACGGAAATTTTAATAAACCGAAGGAAGAAATAAAAACAGAACCAACAATAGAAAATAAAAAACAATATGAAGACAAATAAATTCTTTCACAAAGCAACCACAAGTATGGCACTGATAAATGAATCAGTGAACAAAGAAGGGGAAAAAAATATTAAAAAATATTGTCGATTCAAAAAAAATGGAATCAAGTATATTGACTATAAAGATCCAAAATTTCTACTAAAATTTATAAATGAACAAGGAAAAATTCTCCCCAGACGACTCACAGGAAATAGTCAAAAATTTCAAAAAAAAATAGCATTAGCAGTAAAAAAAGCAAGGCATCTTGCACTCCTCCCATATCTTACAGATGGTTTAAAATAAATTCTTAATAACAATGGAAATAATACTCAAGCAAGACATCCCAAAACTCGGAAATAAAAACGATATAATCAAAGTAAAAAATGGATATGGACGTAATTATCTCATACCACAAAAATTAGCAGTACTTGCCATAGAAAGTGTGAAAAAAATTACCCAAGAAAATCTCAAACAAAGCTCCCATAAGACAAAAAAAATAAAAGACGAAGCACTTCATATTGCACAAATGTTAAAAGATGTAAATCTTATAATATCTGTAAAAGCAGGCGATAACGGAAAAATATACGGTTCTATCACAAACTCACAAATAGCAGAAGAACTCCATAAAAAAGGAATACAAATAGATCGTAAAAAAATACTTCTAAAAGAACACATTAAACAAGTAGGAGAGTTTTCTGCAATTATAGATCTTCATAAAGAAA
Proteins encoded in this region:
- a CDS encoding carbonic anhydrase family protein, giving the protein MKIKITSALLLILFVYFTACRPDDSKTETIEPTSEWNYINTDWQNEGYMDCGEKIQSPININTNTTVKANIETILFQYNTISMSNKNTGHTVLVTLNPNSTSRIMIRGITFKLIQFHFHRKSEHTINGTFYPMELHLVHQDTVTQNITVLGFLIREGTENPFIKRIFDYIPAIRNEHTTVPISINISDIIPSNTNYYTYTGSLTTPPCTQGIQWIIFKETMEASTQQINTLQKLFPHGNARPLQLLNNRIILEKL
- the sucD gene encoding succinate--CoA ligase subunit alpha; amino-acid sequence: MSVLVNKKSKIIVQGFTGSEGTFHATQMIEYGTNVVGGVTPGKGGTKHLEKPVFNTVEDAVKSTGADVSIIFVPPAFAADALMEAADAGIKVIVTITEGIPVKDMVIAKNYLKGKNVTLIGPNCPGIITPGEAKVGIMPGFVFKKGKIGLVSKSGTLTYEAAYQLANQGLGISTAIGIGGDPIIGTSTKDAVELFMNDPETEAIVIIGEIGGNYEANAAKYIQEVYNSGKNKKPVVGFIAGQTAPPGKRMGHAGAIIGGSEDTASAKMKIMKECGIHVILSPAEIGETMLKYLKN
- the ung gene encoding uracil-DNA glycosylase codes for the protein MIVTIEDSWKKELNDEFQKKYFIELTQFIKEEYKKYTIYPPGKEIFNAFNSCPLYKVKVVIVGQDPYHGEKQAHGLSFSVNDNIPIPPSLQNIFKEIETDIGNKPPIHGNLQRWANQGVFLLNTVLTVKKNHPCSHQNKGWETFTHKVLQIVSEKKTHIVFLLWGNFAKQKKNLIDNTKHLILEASHPSPFSSTKGFFGCKHFSKTNEYLISKKITPINW
- the rpsF gene encoding 30S ribosomal protein S6, whose protein sequence is MKKYYETVFILSSDLSEETKTKDTVDKFIKILTDNSADIINVEYWGLKQLAYPIKRKTSGFYNLIEFNASPEIVKTLEIEFRRNEHIIRFLITVLDKYAVEYNAKRKNGNFNKPKEEIKTEPTIENKKQYEDK
- the rpsR gene encoding 30S ribosomal protein S18; translation: MALINESVNKEGEKNIKKYCRFKKNGIKYIDYKDPKFLLKFINEQGKILPRRLTGNSQKFQKKIALAVKKARHLALLPYLTDGLK
- the rplI gene encoding 50S ribosomal protein L9 — protein: MEIILKQDIPKLGNKNDIIKVKNGYGRNYLIPQKLAVLAIESVKKITQENLKQSSHKTKKIKDEALHIAQMLKDVNLIISVKAGDNGKIYGSITNSQIAEELHKKGIQIDRKKILLKEHIKQVGEFSAIIDLHKEIKPEITINVIPE